The Takifugu rubripes chromosome 3, fTakRub1.2, whole genome shotgun sequence genome contains a region encoding:
- the sephs3 gene encoding selenide, water dikinase 3 translates to MDSCVIPLRHGGLSLVQTTDFFYPLVEDPYMMGRIACANVLSDLYAMGITECDNMLMLLSLSQKMNEKDRERVMPLMIRGFRDAAEEGGTSVTGGQTVINPWIIIGGVASVVCQPNEFIMPDGAVPGDVLVLTKPLGTQVAVNAHQWLDQPERWNKIKLVITKEEVKEAYQEAMFSMATLNRTAAALMHKYQAHAATDVTGFGLLGHANNLAKQQCSEVAFVIHNLPIIAKMAAVSKACGNLFNLVQGTSSETSGGLLVSLPREQAAKFCAEMKSPNAGGQGPAGGAWIIGIVEKGDRRARIIDKPRIIEVPPRGSQVANQENSPAPSPNLS, encoded by the exons ATGGACTCCTGTGTGATCCCATTGAGACACGGAGGACTGTCATTGGTCCAGACTACAGACTTCTTCTACCCGCTGGTGGAGGACCCTTATATGATG GGCAGGATAGCGTGTGCTAACGTGCTCAGCGACCTCTACGCCATGGGCATCACGGAGTGTGACAacatgctgatgctgctgagccTCAGCCAGAAGATGAATGAGAAG GACCGCGAGCGCGTGATGCCGCTGATGATTCGGGGCTTTCGTGAcgctgcagaggagggaggaacgTCTGTTACGGGAGGCCAGACGGTCATTAACCCCTGGATTATTAtagggggcgtggcctcagtTGTCTGCCAGCCTAACGAGTTCATCAT GCCAGACGGCGCCGTCCCAGGTGACGTCCTGGTTCTGACCAAGCCGCTGGGAACACAGGTGGCCGTGAATGCTCACCAGTGGCTCGATCAG CCTGAGCGTTGGAACAAGATCAAACTGGTCATCACCAAAGAGGAAGTTAAAGAGGCTTATCAGGAAGCCATGttctccatggcaacgctgAATCGCACAG cggcTGCTCTCATGCACAAGTACCAGGCCCACGCTGCCACGGATGTGACGGGTTTTGGGCTGCTCGGCCACGCCAACAACCTGGCCAAGCAGCAATGCAGCGAGGTGGCGTTCGTCATTCATAACCTGCCCATCATCGCCAAGATGGCTGCCGTCAGCAAAGCCTGCGGGAACTTGTTCAACCTCGTTCAGGGGACGTCATCCGAGACGTCGG GTGGGCTGTTGGTGAGTCTGcccagagagcaggcggccaaGTTCTGTGCAGAGATGAAGAGCCCCAACGCTGGAGGGCAGGGGCCCGCCGGTGGAGCCTGGATCATTGGAATCGTGGAGAAGGGCGACCGACGCGCTCGCATCATTGACAAACCCCGCATCATCGAGGTCCCACCCCGGGGGAGTCAAGTTGCCAATCAGGAGAACAGCCCTGCTCCCAGTCCCAACCTATcatag